A genome region from Gammaproteobacteria bacterium includes the following:
- a CDS encoding M13 family metallopeptidase, with product MTRHCMSRGSAIGSLFLPAALLVAGCGIEDPGLQADRGDQPLFGAWGFDVAAMNPAITPGDDFYEYVNGRWIDDTSIPADRIQVGSRAFVRERNDALIEEMILEFARPGVRDGLSPVERKIGDLYASFIDLKLRNERGIGPIDADLDRIRAISERSALVREFARHKLTGGASPITGFVETDFNRPDRQVFFMDVGGLGIYSPGGYTSMDDMQRSNRAAYARWVGSALERLGFDAAEGLADDVVALETRLAAAHPTAEERHDYAGSVHGYTLGEVAEAFPGFDWSAFFGELGIDHFENLIVRFPRSVATIVEIVNGAPLEVWKAYLCFHLLHNNVPYLDSRTQVMKWELFDSVISGRSADRSVEDQALRFVQLAFSFEIGRAFVERHFSPAAKAEVESMFEQLKRAFRRRLQQLDWMDDESKQEAFVKLDRIRAKIAYPDAWRSEPDVTIGRASFFENLREVRADRWAQQVQRVGIPPDPELWGMVPQAAGAGFHPALNEITIPAGNLMPPFFDDRADPAINYGAIGGVMGHELLHAFDDLGRRFDAAGALRDWWTPKSAEAFNQQARLIVDQFSRYEPLPGRFVNGKLTLGENIADIFGLTLALDAYRASDHWGERIDIDGFTPEQRFFFGWAQMRREKFRLQTQMQLLETDPHSPGSIRVNGVVRNIDAWYGAFSVEAGDALYLAPEARAAIW from the coding sequence GTGACACGACACTGCATGTCGCGCGGCTCGGCGATCGGGTCGCTGTTCCTGCCGGCGGCCCTGCTGGTGGCAGGATGCGGCATCGAGGACCCGGGTTTGCAGGCCGATCGCGGCGACCAGCCCCTGTTCGGCGCCTGGGGTTTCGACGTTGCCGCAATGAACCCGGCGATCACGCCCGGTGACGACTTCTACGAATATGTCAACGGCAGGTGGATCGACGACACTTCGATCCCTGCCGACCGGATTCAGGTCGGTTCCCGGGCGTTCGTGCGGGAACGAAATGACGCGCTTATCGAGGAAATGATCCTTGAGTTCGCCCGGCCTGGAGTCCGGGACGGCCTTTCGCCCGTCGAACGGAAAATCGGCGACCTCTATGCGAGTTTCATCGACCTGAAATTGCGGAACGAGCGGGGCATTGGGCCGATTGATGCGGATCTTGACCGTATCCGGGCGATCTCGGAACGTTCGGCGCTTGTCCGGGAGTTTGCGCGCCACAAGCTCACCGGAGGCGCCTCGCCGATTACGGGATTTGTCGAGACGGATTTCAACCGGCCGGACAGGCAGGTGTTTTTCATGGACGTGGGCGGGCTCGGCATCTATTCGCCCGGCGGCTACACGTCCATGGACGACATGCAACGGTCGAATCGTGCCGCGTATGCGCGTTGGGTCGGAAGCGCGCTGGAAAGACTGGGATTCGACGCCGCTGAAGGCCTTGCCGATGATGTCGTCGCGCTCGAAACCCGGCTCGCCGCCGCTCATCCCACAGCCGAAGAGCGACACGACTATGCCGGGTCCGTGCACGGCTACACGTTGGGTGAAGTCGCCGAGGCGTTTCCCGGGTTCGACTGGTCAGCCTTTTTCGGCGAGCTTGGTATCGATCACTTCGAAAACCTGATCGTCCGGTTCCCGCGCAGCGTCGCCACAATCGTGGAGATCGTCAATGGCGCCCCGCTGGAAGTGTGGAAGGCTTACCTGTGTTTCCACCTGTTGCACAACAACGTCCCGTACCTGGACAGCCGGACACAGGTAATGAAGTGGGAACTCTTCGACTCCGTAATTTCCGGCCGCTCCGCCGATCGCAGCGTCGAGGATCAGGCGTTGCGTTTCGTGCAACTCGCCTTCAGCTTCGAAATCGGTCGGGCCTTTGTGGAACGGCACTTTTCACCCGCGGCCAAGGCGGAAGTCGAGAGCATGTTTGAACAACTCAAGCGCGCGTTTCGCCGGCGGCTGCAACAACTGGACTGGATGGACGACGAATCCAAGCAGGAGGCGTTCGTAAAGCTCGATCGCATACGCGCGAAGATCGCCTATCCGGATGCATGGCGGAGCGAGCCCGACGTGACCATCGGCCGCGCATCCTTTTTCGAGAACCTGCGGGAGGTGCGTGCCGACCGCTGGGCTCAGCAAGTCCAACGCGTCGGCATACCGCCCGACCCGGAATTGTGGGGCATGGTGCCGCAGGCGGCGGGCGCCGGGTTTCATCCGGCATTGAACGAGATCACTATACCGGCGGGCAACCTTATGCCTCCGTTCTTTGACGACCGCGCCGATCCCGCCATCAACTATGGGGCGATCGGCGGCGTAATGGGCCACGAGCTGCTGCACGCATTCGACGATCTCGGTCGCAGATTCGATGCCGCAGGGGCGCTGCGGGACTGGTGGACGCCGAAGTCCGCCGAAGCGTTCAACCAGCAGGCGCGGTTGATCGTGGATCAGTTCAGCCGCTACGAGCCTCTGCCCGGACGCTTCGTTAACGGCAAACTGACACTGGGCGAGAACATCGCCGATATTTTTGGCCTGACGCTGGCTCTCGACGCGTACAGGGCGTCCGATCATTGGGGCGAGCGGATCGATATCGATGGATTTACGCCCGAACAGCGTTTCTTTTTCGGATGGGCGCAGATGCGCCGCGAAAAGTTCCGCCTCCAGACGCAGATGCAGTTGCTTGAGACCGACCCGCATTCGCCGGGATCGATACGAGTCAACGGTGTGGTTCGCAACATCGACGCATGGTACGGGGCCTTCAGCGTTGAGGCCGGCGACGCCTTATACCTGGCGCCGGAGGCGCGCGCGGCAATATGGTGA
- a CDS encoding erythromycin esterase family protein yields the protein MVRCWVLLSVCVLAASEIEAEGDGVATRDQALRAVADASHTITVVAPGDSAGDLEFLADYIGDARVVGLGEATHGTREFFQLKHRVIQYLVEREGFRTFAIEAVFEPSIRIDRYIKGGEGDVEALVNGLGFWTWDTEEVIELVEWMRAYNARGGDPLNFYGFDVQGGGDALKRAVAFVAAHARDETAALRAGFGPYLSFDELEGEARELARTRLNSPANLTGMHRAATDLSLYIERNEALLTASAGTDDYRLAQGAARVAVWWLAMALQPDEWTYLRSTSATDVRDRGMADMVHWIRAVGGDEERIALWAHNAHVGKIRDADGDRMMGMLLENELGSDYYAIGFAFERGSFQAFRPATEEQSAVFMEHTVGAADEDSVDGFLADVGSDVFFVDLGRASRAISVRKWLGEPRRMRWTGARYSDELEALHPPVPVLAMFDGLIFVRDTTRARPSVRTRERFGLEITW from the coding sequence ATGGTGAGATGCTGGGTGCTGCTGAGTGTTTGCGTGTTGGCGGCAAGCGAGATCGAGGCGGAGGGCGACGGCGTTGCAACCCGGGATCAGGCGCTTCGTGCCGTGGCGGACGCCTCGCACACGATAACCGTTGTCGCTCCGGGCGACTCGGCCGGCGACCTCGAGTTTCTCGCCGACTACATCGGCGATGCCAGGGTGGTGGGACTCGGCGAGGCCACCCACGGCACCCGCGAGTTCTTCCAGCTCAAGCACCGGGTCATTCAGTACCTGGTCGAACGGGAGGGATTCCGCACCTTCGCGATCGAGGCCGTGTTCGAACCGTCCATCCGGATCGATCGATACATCAAGGGCGGTGAAGGAGACGTGGAAGCACTCGTGAACGGGCTGGGATTCTGGACCTGGGACACCGAGGAGGTGATCGAGCTGGTGGAATGGATGCGGGCCTACAACGCGCGCGGCGGCGACCCGCTCAATTTCTACGGTTTCGACGTGCAGGGCGGTGGCGATGCGCTGAAACGGGCCGTGGCCTTCGTCGCCGCGCATGCCCGGGACGAGACCGCCGCGCTCAGGGCCGGATTCGGGCCGTATCTTTCCTTCGACGAACTTGAGGGCGAGGCGCGCGAGCTTGCCAGGACGCGGCTCAACAGCCCGGCGAACCTGACGGGCATGCATCGCGCCGCGACGGACCTCTCGTTGTACATCGAACGTAACGAGGCGCTTCTGACCGCAAGCGCCGGGACCGATGACTATCGGTTGGCGCAAGGCGCCGCACGGGTCGCGGTCTGGTGGCTTGCAATGGCCTTGCAGCCGGACGAATGGACCTATCTTCGTTCCACGTCCGCTACCGACGTTCGGGATCGCGGGATGGCCGATATGGTTCACTGGATTCGCGCCGTCGGAGGAGACGAAGAGCGCATTGCGCTTTGGGCGCACAACGCTCATGTCGGCAAGATCAGAGATGCGGACGGCGACCGCATGATGGGTATGCTGCTGGAAAACGAACTCGGCAGCGACTACTACGCGATCGGCTTCGCGTTCGAGCGGGGCAGCTTCCAGGCGTTTCGTCCTGCGACGGAAGAGCAGTCAGCGGTGTTCATGGAACACACCGTGGGCGCGGCGGACGAGGATTCGGTGGATGGCTTCCTGGCCGACGTGGGGAGCGATGTGTTCTTCGTTGACCTTGGCCGGGCGAGTCGCGCAATTTCGGTCAGGAAATGGCTCGGGGAGCCCAGGCGCATGCGCTGGACCGGCGCGCGGTACTCGGACGAACTCGAGGCCTTGCACCCGCCGGTTCCGGTCCTTGCCATGTTCGATGGGCTGATCTTCGTCCGGGATACGACCCGCGCCAGGCCATCGGTGCGAACGCGCGAGCGATTCGGGTTGGAGATCACCTGGTAA
- a CDS encoding S9 family peptidase, translating into MKGAVSTLAAVAGALLLACGAVSGRPIALADYLEWETAGAPAISPDGERVIYLRSRVDPVKDGWIRELWVMNADGSGKRRFDSGWNVAWSPEGNRVAYLSSGENGVRILIRDATDSGFSEPRSATEEEISPSSITWSPDGTKLAFASMVPFTETWPVEIPEAPEGARWTDPPAVVDTLHFRNSAGAIANSRRHLFVLDLETGSVEQITSGNWFAGARYSGFFFGSAFAWSADSRALFFDGDTEFDDTLENMDRSHIYRVDIESKRIERLTEEPGFWRTPSPSPDGRYLVHTGFAKSPDSFAPRELRLIDLESGESRTLVADLPDEVYRFAWAGDASGVYVTQDRAGSTNIEFVHLGGTQQAVTSGRQRLYLGGISADGTGIASHTTPTSGYDVVSIDMQNGAISILTSVNAQRLSEIRLGDVEEFWYEARDGQPVQGWLYHPPDFEPGNRYPLILEIHGGPHYMAGNDFSFRLHEFAARGYLVLLTNPRGSTGYGAAFANAIDDAFPGDVDSGDLLSGIDSVVARDIVDEDRIYAMGCSGGGSLAAWLSSHSDRFAAVSVSCAVTNRISMAGTTDAVGWSYSSFPTPFWEDPTAWLKHSPIMHVGRVETPTLVMVGENDGRTPVAQSAEYYLALKVKGVPTKLLIFRDEGHGPWRSKPSNLFRTQQYLHEWFSTYTLSMRDR; encoded by the coding sequence ATGAAGGGCGCAGTTTCCACCCTGGCAGCGGTTGCCGGCGCGCTGCTCCTCGCCTGCGGGGCAGTCAGCGGTCGCCCCATTGCGCTTGCCGATTACCTCGAATGGGAGACCGCCGGAGCACCGGCAATTTCACCGGATGGCGAACGTGTCATCTACCTGCGGTCGCGTGTTGACCCGGTAAAGGACGGGTGGATTCGCGAACTGTGGGTGATGAATGCCGACGGAAGCGGCAAACGCCGTTTTGACAGTGGCTGGAATGTCGCGTGGTCTCCTGAAGGGAACCGTGTGGCCTACCTGTCGAGCGGTGAGAACGGTGTCCGAATACTGATACGGGACGCCACCGACAGCGGCTTCAGCGAACCTCGCAGCGCAACCGAGGAAGAGATATCGCCTTCGTCGATCACCTGGTCGCCGGACGGAACGAAGCTCGCGTTTGCGTCGATGGTTCCCTTCACCGAAACTTGGCCGGTCGAAATACCGGAGGCGCCGGAGGGCGCCCGCTGGACCGATCCCCCGGCCGTCGTCGATACGCTGCATTTCCGCAACAGCGCCGGAGCGATCGCGAATTCACGCCGCCATCTGTTCGTGCTTGACCTGGAGACCGGCTCGGTCGAGCAGATTACGAGCGGCAACTGGTTTGCCGGGGCCCGGTATTCGGGCTTCTTCTTCGGATCGGCGTTCGCATGGTCGGCGGACAGCCGCGCATTGTTCTTCGACGGCGACACCGAGTTTGACGACACCCTGGAGAACATGGACCGCTCCCACATCTACCGGGTGGACATCGAAAGCAAGCGGATTGAGCGTCTGACGGAAGAGCCGGGTTTCTGGCGCACCCCTTCGCCGTCGCCCGATGGACGCTACCTGGTCCACACGGGTTTCGCGAAGTCGCCCGATTCGTTCGCACCGCGGGAACTGCGCCTGATCGACCTCGAAAGCGGCGAGTCCCGGACGCTGGTCGCGGATTTGCCTGATGAGGTTTATCGCTTCGCCTGGGCCGGCGACGCAAGCGGCGTTTACGTCACCCAGGACCGCGCGGGCTCGACCAACATCGAGTTTGTGCATCTTGGTGGAACGCAACAGGCCGTCACTTCGGGACGCCAGCGCCTCTACCTGGGCGGGATCAGTGCAGACGGCACGGGCATCGCGTCGCATACCACCCCCACATCCGGATACGACGTGGTGTCGATCGACATGCAAAACGGCGCAATTTCCATTCTGACGTCGGTCAATGCGCAACGCTTGTCGGAAATTCGGCTCGGCGATGTCGAGGAATTCTGGTACGAGGCACGCGACGGACAGCCGGTACAAGGCTGGCTGTACCATCCGCCGGACTTCGAACCGGGCAACAGGTACCCGCTGATTCTCGAAATCCATGGCGGACCGCATTACATGGCGGGCAACGACTTCAGCTTCCGCTTGCATGAGTTTGCCGCGCGCGGATATCTCGTCCTCCTGACCAATCCGCGCGGCAGCACCGGCTACGGCGCGGCCTTCGCCAATGCGATCGACGACGCGTTTCCGGGAGATGTCGATTCGGGCGACCTTCTGTCGGGAATCGACTCCGTGGTGGCAAGGGACATCGTCGATGAGGACCGAATCTATGCAATGGGATGCAGCGGCGGCGGTTCGCTCGCTGCATGGCTGAGTTCGCATTCCGATCGTTTCGCGGCAGTCTCGGTCAGCTGTGCTGTCACCAACCGCATCAGCATGGCGGGCACGACGGACGCCGTCGGATGGAGCTACTCGAGCTTTCCTACGCCGTTCTGGGAAGACCCGACCGCATGGCTCAAGCACTCGCCGATCATGCACGTCGGCAGGGTCGAAACGCCGACCCTGGTCATGGTCGGAGAAAATGACGGCCGGACTCCGGTCGCGCAGTCCGCCGAGTACTACCTCGCGCTCAAGGTAAAGGGTGTTCCGACCAAACTCCTGATCTTCAGGGACGAAGGCCACGGACCGTGGCGAAGCAAACCGAGTAATTTGTTTCGAACGCAGCAATACCTGCACGAGTGGTTCTCCACATACACCCTTTCGATGCGCGACCGATGA
- a CDS encoding M20/M25/M40 family metallo-hydrolase, with amino-acid sequence MNKRIPMLWLAGIALLAGAAQAKSDSWKQAKALEIYAHAVSIRTVKGQGKVPELAAYLAGLVAGESVAVQITGNPTAAPASPLREDVVAAVRAAVANRFGDVEIVGKMSAGATDGLEFRLAGIPTYGTSGIFMKPNEMRAHGVNERLPTENLTGGIDHWEILIRHLAGPGE; translated from the coding sequence ATGAACAAGCGTATCCCCATGCTGTGGCTTGCCGGCATCGCGCTCCTGGCAGGCGCGGCGCAGGCGAAGTCCGATAGCTGGAAGCAGGCCAAGGCGCTGGAGATATACGCACACGCGGTCTCGATCCGCACCGTGAAGGGACAGGGCAAGGTGCCGGAGCTGGCGGCGTACCTGGCGGGATTGGTGGCCGGCGAGTCGGTTGCCGTGCAAATCACCGGAAACCCCACGGCAGCGCCGGCGTCACCGCTGCGCGAAGACGTGGTTGCCGCCGTGCGTGCAGCAGTGGCGAACCGGTTCGGCGACGTGGAAATCGTAGGCAAGATGTCCGCCGGCGCCACCGATGGACTGGAGTTCAGGCTGGCCGGGATTCCCACCTACGGAACTTCGGGCATCTTCATGAAGCCGAATGAAATGCGCGCCCACGGCGTAAACGAGCGGCTGCCCACCGAGAATCTGACCGGCGGCATCGACCATTGGGAGATCCTCATCAGGCACCTCGCCGGTCCGGGCGAGTGA